GCCGGAGGAGGCGCTGGAGCGCGCGGTCGAACGCCTGCCCCGTGCAGGTGGCCGGTTCGAGGCGGCGCTGCGGGAGGCACGGCGGCCGCGTGTCATCGCGGAGTGCAAGCGGCGGTCGCCATCGCGCGGCATCCTGCGCCGCGAGTACGACGCACCCGCGCTCGCGCGCGCGTACGAGCGGGGCGGGGCCGTCGCCATCTCGGTGCTGACCGAGCCGGCCTTCTTCGACGGCGCGCCCGAGCACCTGCAGGCGGTGCGCGCGGCCGTCAGCCTGCCCGTGCTGCGAAAGGACTTCATCGTCTGCCGGTACCAGATCCTCGAGGCGCGCGCGTGGGGGGCGGCGGCAGTGCTGTTGATCGTGGCCGCCCTGGACGACCGCGCGCTCGGGTCGCTCCTGCGCGACGCGGCCGCGCTCGGCGTCGCGGCGCTCGTGGAGGTGCACGACGCCGCGGAACTGACGCGAGCGGTTGACGCCGGGGCCCGCATCATCGGCGTGAACAACCGCGACCTGCGCACCCTCGGCGTGCGCACGTCAACCGCGTCCGAGCTGATCCCTCGCGTTCCGGACGGCGTGCTGGCCGTGGCGGAGAGCGGCATCCAGTCGCGCGACGACGTCGCGCGGTTCGAGTCGGCGGGCTTCGATGCGTTCCTCGTGGGGGAGCGGCTGGTGACGGCGGCGGATCCGGCCATGGCCCTTTCGGAGCTGATGGGACGCACGCCGGAGGCGACGGCGTGACGCGCGTCAAGATCTGCGGCATCGCGCGCGTGGCCGATGCCCGCCTCGCCGCCGAGGCGGGCGCGTCGGCGAT
This Acidobacteriota bacterium DNA region includes the following protein-coding sequences:
- the trpC gene encoding indole-3-glycerol phosphate synthase TrpC, giving the protein PEEALERAVERLPRAGGRFEAALREARRPRVIAECKRRSPSRGILRREYDAPALARAYERGGAVAISVLTEPAFFDGAPEHLQAVRAAVSLPVLRKDFIVCRYQILEARAWGAAAVLLIVAALDDRALGSLLRDAAALGVAALVEVHDAAELTRAVDAGARIIGVNNRDLRTLGVRTSTASELIPRVPDGVLAVAESGIQSRDDVARFESAGFDAFLVGERLVTAADPAMALSELMGRTPEATA